Proteins from one Thermomicrobiales bacterium genomic window:
- a CDS encoding histidine kinase — protein sequence MQVQARSLVVELQEANRQLTESAATIENLAIVEERNRLARELHDSVSQSLYGLVLSSEAARRNLASGNHDGLVEELDSMSEAARTAQAEMRLLIYELRPPEMEELGLQRALENRLATVERRTGLQATITYDVERCTACTDRARAHRNRGVDQCGTAQRRVECTRRGSPGTGDRWCWTWRMTAVGIETGAAADRIWRHARMRERAKRLGGTFTVVSDPGNEPACGCETPLRLLVTLYFIADDHAIVRKGFARCSTEPDASKSLAKRGDCRH from the coding sequence GTGCAGGTTCAGGCACGCTCCCTCGTCGTGGAACTGCAGGAAGCGAACCGCCAACTGACCGAGAGTGCCGCAACGATCGAGAATCTGGCGATTGTGGAAGAGCGCAACCGGCTGGCGCGCGAGTTGCACGATTCAGTTAGTCAGTCACTTTATGGTTTGGTGCTCAGCAGCGAAGCGGCCAGACGCAACCTTGCGAGCGGCAATCACGATGGTCTCGTAGAGGAACTCGATTCCATGAGCGAAGCCGCTCGCACCGCACAGGCGGAGATGCGCCTGCTGATCTACGAGCTGCGCCCACCAGAGATGGAGGAGCTCGGACTGCAACGCGCGCTCGAGAATCGACTGGCCACCGTCGAGCGCCGTACCGGTCTGCAGGCAACGATCACGTACGACGTTGAGCGATGTACCGCCTGCACCGATCGAGCTCGAGCGCATCGCAATCGAGGCGTTGACCAATGCGGTACGGCACAGCGGCGCGTCGAATGTACGCGTCGTGGTTCGCCAGGGACGGGCGATCGCTGGTGCTGGACGTGGAGGATGACGGCGGTTGGGATCGAAACCGGCGCCGCTGCTGATCGGATCTGGCGGCATGCGCGCATGCGTGAACGGGCGAAACGTCTCGGCGGAACGTTTACTGTCGTGTCGGATCCAGGCAATGAACCCGCGTGCGGGTGTGAGACGCCGCTGCGGCTGCTGGTCACGCTTTATTTCATTGCCGACGATCATGCAATTGTGCGCAAAGGATTCGCGCGCTGCTCGACCGAACCCGACGCGTCGAAGTCATTGGCGAAGCGGGGAGATTGTCGCCATTGA
- the ppc gene encoding phosphoenolpyruvate carboxylase — MTSSRTISDDIYFLGDLLGDVITAQAGLDGFDLEESVRALAKAHRSGDPAAGTELNALIAGLSIDEAVLLIRAFTSYFQLINLSEDNERVRRIRKREAETFPAPRRGSIREALQVLKDRGMSGEDVAALLQRAQVRLVMTAHPTEARRRTILEKQARIFRTLRDMDEADLLPREIERVRDRLAATVAELWSSSEVRAVRMKVSDEIQANLIHFRTSLYHIVPEIYRDLEEAVADLYPDDFIPVPSFLTFGSWVGGDRDGNPFVTPDATREALVMMRDSCLTSLDERFGQVAGRISVSTMIAGEFPELDELLHANRERFPEVAARLMAENVDEPFRQLLTLMRERVRATRFELPGAYSGPRELLSDLRLIERTLIDRGEALITGGDLHDLIRQVEVFGFHYASLDIRDHSRRHERAVDESFRLTGIAPDYASLPETERVRLLSREIESLRPIVPIDLGRYSHEAAEVIETFRVIREVMDGKHQDAIGTYVISAGEAASDVLEVLLLMKEAGLAGPGGVDARLPIAPLFEQGESLAAADSVMRDLLMQPVYRTALAAQGNAQEVMVGYSDSNKELGYLASSWALYEAQVKLKDLFLAFGVDFTFFHGRGGSVGRGGGPSNVAILAQPADTVRGRIKMTEQGEVVAGRYGLREIAHRELELVTGAVLVSMVGLLHAPEGDQLARFEQAMATMAARSTEVYQALVYGDEGFISFFEQATPIREMSELKLGSRPARRTTSHRIEDLRAIPWVFSWTQARILLPGWYGLGSALETARERYGLEFLQEMDEGWPYFAAVLSNAEMALAKADMRVAELYIGLVEPVELRERIWTDITAEFARTVELLLAVTRQTALLDRDPVLQRSIARRNPYVDPLSFIQVELLKRFRETGDVDAFLRPVLLSINGIAGALKNTG; from the coding sequence ATGACTTCGAGCCGAACGATCTCGGACGACATTTACTTCCTCGGCGATTTGCTCGGCGATGTCATCACCGCGCAGGCAGGATTGGATGGATTCGACCTCGAAGAATCGGTGCGCGCGCTCGCCAAGGCGCATCGCTCGGGCGACCCCGCGGCAGGAACCGAGCTCAACGCGCTCATCGCAGGATTGAGTATCGACGAAGCGGTCTTGCTCATCAGGGCTTTCACCAGTTACTTCCAGCTCATCAATCTCTCCGAAGACAACGAACGCGTGCGTCGCATCCGGAAGCGCGAAGCCGAAACCTTTCCCGCGCCCCGCCGCGGCTCCATCCGTGAAGCGCTTCAGGTTCTCAAGGATCGCGGCATGAGCGGCGAAGATGTGGCCGCGCTGCTGCAACGCGCCCAGGTTCGGCTGGTGATGACCGCCCATCCCACCGAAGCACGCCGCCGCACGATTCTCGAAAAGCAAGCGCGCATTTTCCGTACCTTGCGCGACATGGACGAAGCGGATCTGCTGCCCCGCGAGATCGAGCGGGTGCGCGACCGGCTTGCTGCCACAGTGGCCGAGCTCTGGAGCAGCAGCGAGGTGCGCGCGGTGCGCATGAAGGTCAGCGATGAAATCCAGGCGAACCTGATCCATTTCCGCACGAGTCTCTATCACATCGTGCCCGAGATCTACCGCGACCTCGAAGAGGCCGTCGCCGATCTCTATCCGGATGACTTCATCCCCGTGCCATCGTTCCTCACGTTCGGCTCCTGGGTTGGCGGCGACCGGGATGGGAATCCGTTCGTTACCCCGGACGCAACCCGCGAAGCCCTCGTCATGATGCGCGATTCGTGTCTGACATCGCTGGACGAGCGGTTCGGGCAAGTGGCCGGACGCATTTCGGTTTCGACCATGATCGCTGGCGAATTTCCGGAACTGGACGAGCTCTTGCACGCCAACCGGGAGCGGTTCCCCGAGGTCGCGGCGCGGTTGATGGCGGAAAACGTCGATGAGCCGTTCCGTCAGCTGCTGACGCTCATGCGCGAGCGGGTGCGCGCCACTCGTTTCGAGCTTCCCGGCGCGTACAGCGGCCCAAGGGAGCTGTTGAGCGATCTTCGCCTTATCGAGCGGACCCTCATCGACCGGGGCGAAGCGCTCATCACCGGAGGCGATCTGCACGATCTCATCCGGCAGGTAGAGGTCTTCGGTTTTCACTACGCCAGCCTCGACATTCGCGATCATTCCCGCCGCCACGAACGAGCCGTCGACGAATCGTTCCGCCTCACCGGTATCGCGCCCGACTACGCATCGTTGCCGGAGACCGAGCGCGTGCGCCTGCTCTCGCGAGAAATCGAGAGCTTGCGCCCGATCGTGCCGATCGACCTCGGCCGATATTCGCACGAAGCCGCCGAAGTGATCGAAACCTTCCGGGTCATCCGCGAAGTGATGGACGGGAAGCATCAGGACGCAATCGGCACATACGTCATCTCCGCCGGAGAAGCGGCGTCCGATGTGCTGGAAGTTCTCTTGCTCATGAAAGAAGCCGGTTTGGCGGGGCCCGGCGGTGTGGATGCCCGGTTGCCCATCGCCCCGCTTTTCGAGCAAGGCGAGTCGCTGGCGGCAGCGGATAGCGTCATGCGTGATCTGCTGATGCAGCCGGTCTATCGCACTGCGCTGGCAGCGCAAGGCAATGCGCAGGAAGTGATGGTCGGTTACTCCGACTCGAACAAGGAACTCGGCTATCTCGCCTCGTCGTGGGCGTTGTACGAAGCACAGGTCAAACTGAAAGACCTGTTCCTGGCCTTTGGCGTCGACTTCACCTTTTTCCACGGACGAGGCGGTTCGGTGGGGCGCGGCGGAGGCCCGTCGAACGTCGCCATCCTGGCGCAACCAGCCGATACCGTGCGCGGACGCATCAAGATGACCGAGCAAGGCGAAGTCGTGGCGGGACGCTACGGTCTGCGGGAGATCGCCCATCGCGAGCTGGAACTCGTCACCGGCGCTGTGCTGGTTTCCATGGTTGGATTGCTCCATGCTCCTGAAGGCGATCAGCTCGCCCGCTTCGAGCAAGCCATGGCCACCATGGCGGCCAGATCGACCGAGGTCTACCAGGCGCTGGTCTACGGAGACGAGGGATTCATCTCCTTTTTCGAGCAAGCCACCCCGATCAGGGAAATGAGCGAGCTCAAACTCGGCTCTCGTCCGGCGCGGCGCACCACATCGCACCGCATCGAAGACCTGCGCGCGATTCCCTGGGTCTTCTCCTGGACCCAGGCGCGCATTCTGCTGCCGGGCTGGTATGGACTCGGTTCGGCGCTGGAGACCGCGCGAGAGCGCTACGGACTCGAATTCCTGCAGGAAATGGACGAGGGCTGGCCCTATTTTGCCGCCGTGCTCTCGAACGCAGAGATGGCGCTGGCCAAAGCGGACATGCGCGTGGCAGAGCTGTACATCGGGTTGGTGGAACCCGTCGAATTGCGCGAACGGATCTGGACCGACATCACAGCCGAGTTTGCACGCACGGTCGAACTCCTGCTCGCGGTCACCAGGCAAACCGCCCTGCTCGACCGAGATCCCGTCCTGCAACGTTCGATCGCGCGGCGAAATCCGTATGTCGACCCGCTCTCCTTCATCCAGGTGGAACTGTTGAAACGGTTCCGGGAGACCGGAGATGTCGACGCCTTCCTACGCCCGGTGCTCTTGAGCATCAACGGGATAGCTGGAGCGCTCAAGAACACCGGCTAG
- a CDS encoding DUF6062 family protein, translated as MPPLSRNLRLDDALALPGCPVCRIVLQRVAQTIETIQDELVLDPAYRERVDAAWGFCSTHAAQWLAEAQPLSTAIIYEAVLGRISRELERVSPTRTGLRGQLGSRISGGRTNRECAALVEARPCPLCVTRAEQERELVAQLLDGLRTASFRERYLSSDGLCVSHLNHALCAGPSAEALDALRSRLLRTHETLRADLREVIRKHDYRYQDEPQGAEWNAVEQAVRHVAGAPGIDGRRARSSTAE; from the coding sequence ATGCCGCCGCTTTCTCGCAATCTCCGGCTCGATGATGCGCTTGCCCTGCCAGGATGCCCCGTCTGCCGCATCGTGCTGCAGCGGGTCGCGCAGACCATCGAGACGATCCAGGACGAACTGGTGCTCGATCCTGCCTACCGAGAGCGAGTCGATGCCGCGTGGGGGTTCTGCAGCACGCATGCAGCTCAATGGCTCGCCGAAGCGCAGCCCCTGAGCACCGCCATCATCTACGAGGCGGTGCTGGGACGCATCTCGCGAGAGCTGGAACGCGTCTCACCGACACGAACCGGTCTGCGAGGGCAGCTTGGTTCTCGCATCTCCGGCGGGCGGACGAATCGGGAATGCGCAGCGCTGGTGGAAGCGCGCCCCTGCCCACTCTGCGTGACGCGCGCCGAACAGGAGCGCGAGCTCGTCGCGCAGTTGCTCGACGGACTACGAACCGCCAGTTTCCGCGAGCGATACCTGTCGTCTGATGGGTTGTGCGTTTCGCATCTGAATCATGCGCTCTGCGCCGGACCGAGCGCGGAGGCGCTCGATGCGCTGCGTTCGCGGCTGCTTCGCACGCATGAGACGTTGCGGGCCGACTTGCGAGAAGTCATCCGCAAGCACGACTATCGCTATCAAGACGAGCCGCAGGGCGCCGAATGGAACGCGGTGGAACAGGCGGTTCGGCATGTCGCCGGGGCACCGGGCATCGACGGTCGACGGGCGAGATCCAGCACAGCAGAGTAA
- a CDS encoding SH3 domain-containing protein: protein MKRIASLVLLLSLLAALALPAFQPAYAALAQPEGSVVAEQEGEEPPPVEEEVPPTETPTEVPAPTEPPVPTATNTEVPPTAEPSATDEPVLPAETMTASPTETATTEPSATPYKNFVYGDRFVTTARVNCRVGPSVADQVIKVAYNGESGVFLEYAVLAGGYDWIKVQFLDAATTQCYLAGKYVDLAEPGYGVPPTITPTPSNTPTSTVTSTATVTETATVTETPTITTTPTETLTPTVTLTPTETLTPTVTNTPTVTNTPTNTLVATLTPTPTYRNIHAGDLVAANQSLNCRSSASTSGTVTRILEKNERAIVISDPASSGGYWWSKIRPLGTTIECYVAAQYLDVIQAGGGVTPTVSGTVVTGGPYKVGDMIETTATVNLRTGAGTTNPVVKTISSRTVGTVMAGYQKVGNDDWIQVQFPTGNGWIAARYTKLVGGSTPGGPFAAGEKIVVTGPVNLRVGPSTSSTALGQLNKGNQGIALGVQSKVGSTTWVQVEFPLGTGWVSAAYLQKLSSVTPTVGPQAGRIAVYIDCTSNPERVLVTNTNSQSIKVISIGSIYQPSGAEPFSVGDNVGPNVTLSYSAGSAASGIRKLTSSQIFDDSAGSAEGVIVKTSLGDITAYCPAVTSGEKWIEVNLSTQTMTVWRGSTVVSSSLVSTGKPGFSTPTGTYYISTKYPSVTMAACVNGECWNTPGVPWAMLFRAGGFYIHGAYWHNDFGRVRSHGCVNLPVPYAEWLYGWAPSGTRVWIHY, encoded by the coding sequence TTGAAACGCATTGCCTCGCTGGTGCTCCTGTTGTCGTTGCTGGCAGCACTGGCGCTTCCTGCATTCCAACCGGCGTACGCCGCGCTCGCGCAACCCGAGGGTTCCGTCGTCGCTGAACAGGAAGGCGAAGAGCCGCCTCCCGTCGAGGAGGAGGTTCCGCCGACCGAAACGCCAACTGAGGTACCGGCGCCCACCGAGCCTCCCGTTCCGACCGCAACCAACACCGAGGTTCCACCAACCGCGGAGCCATCTGCCACGGACGAACCAGTTCTTCCGGCCGAGACGATGACCGCCTCGCCGACAGAAACGGCGACCACCGAGCCATCGGCGACTCCATACAAGAACTTCGTGTACGGCGATCGTTTTGTGACCACCGCGCGGGTCAACTGCCGCGTTGGTCCGTCCGTCGCCGACCAGGTGATCAAGGTTGCCTACAACGGCGAGTCAGGCGTCTTCCTCGAGTACGCCGTGCTGGCTGGCGGCTATGACTGGATCAAGGTCCAGTTCCTGGACGCTGCCACGACGCAGTGCTATCTGGCTGGGAAATATGTCGATCTGGCGGAGCCGGGATACGGCGTTCCTCCGACGATCACGCCAACTCCGTCGAATACCCCGACCAGTACGGTGACCAGTACTGCCACTGTGACGGAAACGGCAACCGTCACCGAGACACCGACGATCACGACAACGCCGACCGAGACGCTGACACCAACGGTCACGTTGACCCCGACCGAGACTCTCACCCCAACGGTGACCAACACACCGACCGTCACCAACACGCCAACCAACACACTCGTGGCGACGCTGACGCCGACGCCGACCTACCGCAACATCCACGCGGGTGACCTGGTCGCAGCCAATCAATCGCTCAATTGCCGTTCGTCCGCCTCGACCTCTGGAACCGTCACCCGCATCCTGGAGAAGAACGAGCGCGCGATCGTCATCTCCGATCCGGCGTCGTCTGGCGGCTATTGGTGGTCCAAGATCAGACCGCTCGGCACCACGATCGAGTGCTATGTCGCTGCGCAGTACCTCGATGTGATCCAGGCTGGTGGCGGCGTGACACCGACGGTTTCCGGCACGGTCGTTACTGGCGGACCGTACAAGGTCGGCGACATGATCGAGACCACCGCCACGGTCAACCTGCGCACTGGCGCCGGCACCACGAACCCGGTGGTGAAGACGATCTCGTCCCGGACCGTCGGCACAGTCATGGCCGGATATCAGAAAGTCGGCAACGACGACTGGATTCAGGTGCAGTTCCCGACGGGGAACGGCTGGATAGCAGCCCGCTACACCAAGCTGGTCGGCGGCAGCACGCCGGGCGGTCCGTTCGCCGCGGGCGAAAAGATCGTCGTCACCGGTCCGGTCAACCTGCGTGTCGGTCCGAGCACTTCGAGCACCGCGCTCGGTCAGCTCAACAAGGGCAACCAGGGCATCGCGCTTGGTGTGCAATCCAAGGTCGGCAGCACCACCTGGGTGCAGGTCGAGTTTCCGCTTGGGACTGGCTGGGTCTCGGCCGCCTATCTGCAGAAGCTCAGTTCGGTCACACCCACGGTTGGTCCGCAGGCGGGCAGGATTGCCGTCTATATCGACTGCACGTCGAACCCCGAACGTGTGCTCGTCACGAACACCAATTCGCAGTCGATCAAGGTCATCAGCATCGGTTCGATCTACCAGCCGAGCGGCGCGGAGCCATTCTCGGTTGGCGACAATGTCGGACCGAACGTGACGCTTTCGTACTCCGCCGGCAGCGCGGCCAGCGGCATCCGCAAGCTCACGTCCAGCCAGATCTTCGATGACAGCGCCGGAAGCGCCGAGGGAGTGATCGTCAAGACATCGCTGGGCGACATCACGGCCTACTGCCCGGCCGTTACCAGCGGCGAGAAATGGATCGAAGTCAACCTGAGCACCCAAACGATGACCGTTTGGCGCGGATCGACCGTCGTGTCCAGTTCATTGGTCAGCACCGGCAAGCCCGGCTTCAGCACGCCGACCGGCACGTACTACATCTCGACCAAGTACCCCTCGGTCACCATGGCCGCGTGTGTCAACGGCGAGTGCTGGAACACTCCGGGCGTCCCATGGGCCATGCTCTTCCGTGCTGGCGGGTTCTACATCCACGGCGCCTACTGGCACAACGACTTCGGTAGAGTGCGGAGCCACGGATGCGTCAATCTCCCGGTGCCGTATGCCGAGTGGCTGTACGGTTGGGCGCCTTCGGGCACGCGCGTTTGGATTCACTACTAG
- a CDS encoding FAD-dependent oxidoreductase translates to MSGPDVIVVGGGVNGCSIAFRLAQAGKKVHLFDQRGICSGASGRNGGMTSEGARMHSDGARQLYDITSANWRMLQELPDELGVDFQLRKSGTIEIGQTKAQWDHMVERYEIERAAGASPELLDAKETRKLMPAVTEDIYGSKYTRSAGHLWPFALVDGFANAAARLGAEIRTHTPVAKILEHSGRAAGVELLDGSRVHAEEVVLATNSYTPLLLRQLPAGAIVPARGQILATEPVAPILPLAWGNNFDKEYGRQVPGGPIVCGGFRRLDEQEGLGLYEERVTLPVMSGIGKRLVGLFPVLKGVRVVRMWAGIMGFTPDGLPLIGRTSIMQGLTIVAGFNGGGFSWGAINGKIVADEITGRNHGFDLSYFLPDRFVEKGTAWHNPYTAGEKGQTARTASAAVL, encoded by the coding sequence ATGTCTGGTCCAGATGTGATCGTGGTTGGTGGCGGTGTCAATGGTTGCTCGATTGCGTTTCGATTGGCGCAGGCGGGCAAGAAGGTGCATCTCTTCGACCAGCGAGGCATCTGTTCCGGAGCGTCGGGTCGCAACGGCGGCATGACCAGCGAGGGCGCGCGCATGCATAGCGATGGCGCACGCCAGCTCTATGACATCACCTCGGCCAACTGGCGCATGTTGCAGGAGCTGCCGGACGAACTGGGGGTCGATTTCCAGCTGCGAAAATCGGGCACGATCGAGATCGGGCAAACCAAAGCGCAGTGGGACCACATGGTCGAGCGATATGAAATCGAGCGCGCCGCTGGAGCAAGCCCCGAACTTCTGGACGCGAAAGAGACCCGCAAACTGATGCCTGCGGTGACCGAGGACATCTACGGTTCCAAGTACACACGCAGCGCCGGTCATCTTTGGCCATTTGCGCTGGTCGACGGGTTTGCCAATGCGGCTGCCCGCCTCGGTGCCGAGATTCGCACACATACCCCGGTTGCGAAGATTCTGGAGCATTCAGGACGCGCTGCCGGCGTCGAGTTGCTGGACGGCTCACGTGTGCATGCCGAAGAAGTCGTGCTGGCGACCAACTCGTACACGCCGCTGCTCTTGCGCCAATTGCCAGCGGGCGCCATCGTTCCGGCACGCGGCCAGATTCTCGCTACCGAGCCGGTCGCGCCTATCTTGCCGCTCGCCTGGGGCAATAACTTCGACAAGGAATACGGCCGTCAGGTGCCCGGTGGCCCCATCGTTTGCGGGGGATTCCGCCGCCTGGATGAGCAGGAAGGACTCGGACTCTACGAAGAGCGGGTCACGCTGCCGGTCATGAGCGGAATCGGCAAGCGGCTCGTTGGGCTGTTCCCGGTGTTGAAAGGCGTGCGCGTGGTGCGCATGTGGGCCGGAATCATGGGATTTACACCGGACGGACTGCCATTGATCGGACGCACCAGCATCATGCAGGGACTCACGATCGTGGCCGGATTCAACGGCGGCGGGTTTTCCTGGGGCGCAATCAACGGCAAGATCGTTGCCGATGAGATCACGGGCAGGAACCACGGGTTCGATCTGAGCTACTTCCTTCCCGACCGGTTCGTGGAAAAAGGAACCGCCTGGCACAACCCATATACCGCCGGCGAGAAGGGCCAGACCGCTCGCACGGCCAGCGCGGCGGTGCTGTAA
- a CDS encoding inorganic diphosphatase translates to MSNPSNPIDRSTVLAFIEIPRGSRNKYEFDEATGRLRLDRVLYSSVHYPTDYGFIPDTLAEDGDHLDILVLMQEPTFPGCYIDARPIGLDMSDEKGSDFKVLAVPVGDPRYQHVSDLSHLGDHWLREIETFFATYKLLEPKQTEVLGWHDASFAWDVIEACRARYEKE, encoded by the coding sequence GTGTCCAATCCGTCCAATCCAATCGATCGATCGACCGTTCTCGCATTCATCGAGATTCCCCGCGGCAGTCGCAACAAGTACGAGTTCGACGAGGCCACGGGGAGACTGCGGCTCGACCGGGTGCTCTACTCCTCGGTTCACTATCCCACCGACTATGGGTTCATTCCCGATACCCTGGCCGAGGATGGAGACCATCTCGACATCCTGGTGCTCATGCAGGAACCGACGTTCCCCGGCTGCTACATCGATGCGCGGCCGATTGGGCTCGACATGTCGGATGAGAAGGGTTCCGACTTCAAGGTGCTGGCGGTCCCGGTAGGCGACCCGCGTTATCAGCATGTATCCGATCTCTCGCATCTTGGCGACCATTGGCTGCGCGAGATCGAGACGTTTTTCGCCACGTACAAGCTGCTCGAACCGAAGCAGACCGAGGTGCTCGGCTGGCATGACGCATCCTTTGCCTGGGATGTGATCGAAGCCTGCCGCGCCCGCTACGAAAAGGAGTAG
- a CDS encoding L,D-transpeptidase, giving the protein MAGDQIHRAFRPNEKWIEVDISNQTLIAWNDREPDARLIISSGKPGFRTPLGAFTISQKVPAKRTVATVNGEHWDIPGVPWIMVFRSGGYYIHGVYWHEDFGNAVSHGCVTLAVPDAEWLYQWTPLSAPMLIHE; this is encoded by the coding sequence TTGGCTGGCGACCAGATACATAGAGCTTTTCGGCCGAACGAGAAATGGATCGAGGTCGACATCTCGAATCAGACGCTGATCGCCTGGAACGACCGTGAACCGGACGCCCGTCTGATCATCAGTTCAGGGAAGCCCGGTTTTCGCACCCCACTCGGAGCCTTCACGATCTCGCAAAAGGTTCCAGCCAAGCGAACGGTAGCCACCGTCAACGGCGAGCATTGGGACATTCCGGGTGTGCCCTGGATCATGGTCTTTCGCTCGGGCGGGTACTACATCCACGGCGTTTATTGGCATGAAGACTTCGGCAATGCCGTCAGCCATGGCTGCGTCACCCTGGCCGTGCCTGATGCCGAGTGGCTCTACCAATGGACCCCGCTCAGCGCCCCGATGCTCATCCACGAATAG
- a CDS encoding MMPL family transporter: MTEHDLIRSEVFGLPAALLVLILVFGALVAAGIPIVLSIVSIAGAVGLTLLLGRVTSMSVYALNMISMIGLAVGVDYALFIVDRFREERRMGHAPAEAMARTAATSGRAVLFSGATVAISLLGMLLLPTTLFRSLGAGAILVVVVALLATLTLLPAPGDLGEQARLAASSAMAWSAHKGDALGPARPFGAATAGDQRLGCHCSSLPACLASSVDGTRGCRNRIDATWRSTRWIRNFGSRLRCRPDRSGRNCGCRIE, from the coding sequence ATGACCGAACACGATCTCATCCGTTCGGAAGTGTTTGGTCTTCCAGCGGCTTTGCTGGTGCTGATCCTTGTGTTCGGCGCGCTGGTGGCGGCTGGAATTCCGATCGTGTTGTCGATCGTTTCCATCGCCGGGGCGGTGGGGTTGACGCTGCTCCTGGGTCGGGTGACCTCGATGTCGGTCTACGCGCTCAACATGATTTCCATGATTGGTCTGGCGGTCGGGGTGGACTACGCGCTCTTCATCGTCGACCGGTTCAGGGAAGAACGCCGGATGGGACATGCACCGGCTGAAGCGATGGCGCGCACCGCCGCTACCTCTGGGCGCGCGGTCCTCTTTTCAGGGGCGACCGTGGCAATCAGCCTGCTGGGCATGCTCCTGCTCCCCACCACGCTCTTTCGCAGTCTCGGTGCTGGAGCAATCCTGGTGGTCGTGGTCGCACTCCTGGCGACGCTCACTTTGCTTCCGGCGCCTGGCGATCTCGGGGAGCAGGCTCGACTGGCCGCGTCGTCCGCAATGGCTTGGAGCGCGCACAAGGGCGACGCACTCGGACCGGCTCGTCCGTTTGGTGCTGCGACGGCCGGGGATCAGCGCCTTGGCTGCCATTGCAGTTCTCTTCCTGCTTGCCTTGCCAGCTCTGTCGATGGAACGCGGGGCTGCCGGAATCGAATCGATGCCACCTGGCGATCTACGCGCTGGATACGAAATTTTGGCTCGCGACTTCGCTGCCGGCCTGACCGATCCGGTCGAAATTGTGGTTGCCGGATCGAATGA
- a CDS encoding MMPL family transporter: MARDFAAGLTDPVEIVVAGSNDDATNGAIERLLDGLAADSAFAPPTDQAWNDAGTLALVEVPLTIDGNTPEAYAAIERLRVDLIPTAFAGIDACVLVGGDVAETADFDALVGLWTPRVLAIVLGLSFLVLLLAFRSIVVPVKALLLNLLSVGAAYGAMVFVFQQGHGVGLFGFQRTPTIEAWIPIFLFSILFGLSMDYHIFLLSRIREAWDRTGDNSLAVADGLHVTRRIITGAAAIMVVVFAAFATADLVMFQQLGFGLAVAILLDATVIRLVLVPASMRLLGDWNWYLPHRLEWLPRVHVESARTSDSAVTVG; the protein is encoded by the coding sequence TTGGCTCGCGACTTCGCTGCCGGCCTGACCGATCCGGTCGAAATTGTGGTTGCCGGATCGAATGACGACGCGACCAACGGCGCCATCGAGCGACTGCTGGACGGTCTCGCGGCCGATTCCGCGTTCGCCCCGCCGACGGACCAAGCATGGAACGATGCAGGCACCTTGGCATTGGTCGAAGTGCCACTCACCATCGACGGAAACACGCCCGAGGCCTATGCCGCAATCGAGCGCTTGCGTGTCGACCTGATACCGACGGCCTTTGCCGGGATCGACGCGTGCGTCCTGGTTGGCGGGGATGTCGCCGAAACGGCCGACTTCGATGCGCTGGTCGGCCTGTGGACACCGCGGGTCTTGGCGATCGTTCTTGGGCTTTCATTCCTGGTGCTGCTACTGGCATTCCGGTCGATCGTCGTACCGGTGAAGGCGCTTCTGCTGAATTTGCTTTCGGTCGGTGCAGCCTATGGGGCGATGGTTTTCGTCTTCCAGCAAGGGCATGGTGTCGGGCTATTCGGTTTCCAACGAACACCAACCATCGAGGCCTGGATCCCAATCTTTCTCTTCAGCATCCTCTTCGGATTGTCGATGGACTACCACATCTTCCTTTTATCCCGAATTCGGGAAGCGTGGGACCGGACCGGCGACAATTCGCTGGCCGTTGCCGATGGGCTGCATGTCACCCGGCGCATCATCACCGGTGCTGCGGCAATCATGGTGGTCGTATTCGCCGCATTCGCTACAGCCGATCTGGTGATGTTCCAGCAGCTTGGTTTCGGGTTGGCGGTCGCGATACTCCTCGATGCCACCGTGATTCGGCTGGTGCTCGTGCCTGCTTCGATGCGCTTGCTCGGCGACTGGAACTGGTACCTCCCTCACCGGCTCGAGTGGCTCCCAAGGGTGCACGTGGAGTCGGCGAGGACGTCCGACTCTGCGGTCACCGTGGGATGA